In Brachyhypopomus gauderio isolate BG-103 chromosome 11, BGAUD_0.2, whole genome shotgun sequence, a single genomic region encodes these proteins:
- the efcab6 gene encoding EF-hand calcium-binding domain-containing protein 6 isoform X2 — MPSGVPLELEDLRVTSQRLTSRGLTFAPRVSSVSRTPSGHFQMKNALKSDFASSVQSVADENLTLADIESMLSQKVEGRQHDLKAAFRAFDQEDRGTVTKGEFRRVIESFLVPLTQSQFKALLAKVPKRRNGTILYMKFLQQYCPLSSTLNRITSVSAISQSWAFEKLLCRLKEKIGGNLKTITRAFRLFDYNRDGQIQQHELKRVLESYCFPMSQQEFHRLWSHYSPKNSHTLSYKEFLERLGADCEKYQDSPKLDSNLDVVKQSRGRPKRRQSRTTAWTSSPETGDTLDEIHEKFVKKMSVNHASVEKALQACDIIGSGVVSRDDLRAVVSNYLFPIDDSNFLSLLSRFGLNSVEYVNWRKFMSLCREEEQILPAGKDTGASTPDLTSIKEILPRLQQHIFEVYPLLKKSFLLFDEKRSGLISRGDMRRILQELTFSLTDEQFRGLMDLVHVPPSGGIPYMPFIDFFRKKELTERQQQSSKVSDLSRTFTQPSTTIATCTAVEGIPKASPKTCNEDQKKKSSFKFGNFMSAEDCFSQLEKRIKECHGNVLTAFLLMDTNKDRLVNWKDFRVLFDSIHFNMKETEYQKLLDMMGLKPNCTLNYHEFYSKVVSAGRTRAHPTSNIRADQWFDSGCEQVHAYLEARAGSPELSKAFGPHGKVGENIITKNGLKHFLYKCGLHVAPYEFEKTWARYDEIGKGYITYTEFLDKMNVMPQEFTRAKTPAAETLHRTACITPLTETTLHKLREWLQLNCEDVSKGLVALDKGKDGHVTLMDLRALLCRNGFQIDGHQLLRLLNSLGIDISHNKLLYLHFLKRISGTVVDGRSVVASPVNPSLGTQVPGESAKALSPERALQSLLPTSSDTVSKAFAAFDKTGNGKIAQCDFRRVLDHLCVRVSDVQYRKLLSKLSVRDGEADMVDWKKFLQTFDLCKKETSEEWAEKVQKARFPNQACPLPIGDILLRIQEVVSARLCIITKEMVDLDYARNNEISKEDFRNVCDHHFLRLTDDQFEKLWKILPVNVFDNLDYREFLKKFSRKSAGGSSSPDLADRLENSTNVTPRHLKTAYCTPEQCKPRCPSMVCGGSEVTLLQEREAMERRLRFQVLACWKEIQRKCREADKERTGQLSTDVFLGILKDLRINLSESQFEHVLKNLNITSKGRTSYLEFLQHFVLMLRPQTSTGTNKLKLHIPRTLMSAGHLSKECMDALVRMCAPVQLHRRSLRTAFSSLDKKRLGMISLQNFNKVLKQHNINLSEEDFFHFTSFFDKNVSGKISYRDFLQIFQC, encoded by the exons ATGCCCTCAGGGGTGCCTCTTGAGCTCGAGGACCTGAGGGTCACCTCACAAAGGCTCACCTCACGAGGGCTCACCTTCGCCCCCAGAGTCAGCAGTGTCTCTCGCACACCCAGCGGACACTTTCAGATGAAGAATGCCCTGAAATCTGATTTTG CCTCCTCTGTGCAGTCAGTGGCAGATGAGAATCTAACTTTAGCAGACATTGAGAGCATGCTCTCACAGAAAGTGGAGGGCAGGCAGCATGACCTGAAGGCAGCTTTCAGAGCCTTCGACCAGGAGGACAGGGGCACTGTCACCAAAGGGGAGTTTCGCAGAGTCATTGAGAGCTTCCTTGTGCCACTCACACAATCTCAGTTCAAAGCCCTTTTGGCAAAG GTTCCAAAGAGAAGGAATGGAACTATACTCTATATGAAATTCCTACAACAATACTGCCCACTCTCCTCAACACTTAATAG AATTACATCAGTGAGTGCCATTTCTCAGAGCTGGGCATTTGAAAAGCTGCTGTGCCGTCTGAAGGAAAAG ATAGGAGGCAACTTAAAAACCATCACAAGGGCTTTTCGTCTGTTTGATTATAACCGTGATGGGCAGATCCAGCAGCATGAGTTGAAGAGGGTGCTGGAGAGTTACTGTTTTCCTATGAGCCAGCAGGAGTTTCACAG GCTAtggtcacactacagcccaaagaactcacacacactgtcctacaAGGAGTTTCTTGAAAGACTTGGTGCTGATTGTGAGAAATACCAGGACTCTCCAAAACTCG ATTCGAATTTGGATGTAGTAAAGCAGTCTAGAGGAAGACCCAAAAGACGCCAAAGCAGGACAACAGCCTGGACATCTTCACCAGAGACTGGGGACACTTTGGATGAAATCCATGAAAAGTTTGTTAAAAAA ATGAGTGTGAACCACGCTTCTGTGGAGAAAGCCCTTCAAGCGTGTGACATTATAGGCAGTGGTGTCGTCTCCCGTGACGACTTAAGGGCAGTTGTGAGCAATTATCTTTTTCCAATTGATGACAGCAATTTTCTTAGTCTTTTAAGCAG GTTTGGACTGAACTCTGTTGAATATGTGAACTGGAGGAAATTCATGAGTCTGTGTAGGGAAGAGGAGCAGATATTGCCTGCAGG AAAAGACACCGGTGCTTCTACCCCTGATCTGACAAGTATTAAAGAAATTCTACCTAGACTACAGCAACACATATTTGAAGTGTATCCTCTTCTAAAGAAATCCTTCCTACTCTTTGACGAG AAAAGAAGTGGACTGATCAGCAGGGGGGATATGAGAAGAATTCTGCAGGAACTGACTTTCAGCCTGACAGATGAGCAGTTCAGAGGGCTGATGGATCTGGTCCATGTACCTCCATCAGGAGGGATTCCCTACATGCCCTTCATTGACTTTTTCCGCAAGAAGGAGCTTACAGAG CGCCAGCAGCAAAGCAGCAAGGTCTCCGATCTGTCACGGACATTCACTCAGCCTTCCACTACCATAGCCACCTGCACTGCA GTGGAAGGGATTCCTAAGGCATCTCCTAAAACTTGCAAtgaagaccaaaaaaaaaagtcaagttTTAAGTTCGGCAACTTCATGTCTGCTGAAGACTGCTTCAGTCAGCTTGAAAAAAGAATCAAAGAATGCCATGGG AATGTTTTAACAGCATTCCTTCTGATGGACACCAATAAAGATCGGCTGGTGAACTGGAAGGACTTCAGAGTTCTGTTTGACAGCATTCATTTCAACATGAAGGAAACTGAGTACCAGAAGCTGCTGGATATGATGGGCTTGAAGCCCAACTGCACTCTGAACTACCATGAGTTCTACAGCAAGGTAGTCTCTGCTGGCAGAACGAGAGCACACCCGACCTCCAACATTAG AGCTGATCAGTGGTTTGACAGTGGATGTGAGCAGGTCCACGCTTACTTGGAGGCCCGTGCAGGCTCGCCCGAGCTCTCAAAG GCTTTTGGCCCTCATGGTAAAGTTGGTGAAAACATTATCACAAAAAATGGTCTGAAGCATTTCCTTTACAAATGTGGCTTACACGTTGCTCCATATGAATTTGAGAAAACATGGGCAAG GTACGATGAGATTGGCAAAGGCTACATCACTTACACTGAGTTCCTGGACAAGATGAACGTCATGCCACAAGAGTTTACTCGGGCAAAGACTCCGGCAGCAGAAACCTTACACAGGACCGCCTGCATCACCCCTCTCACAGAAACCACACTGCACAAGCTAAG GGAGTGGTTGCAGCTCAACTGTGAGGATGTGAGCAAGGGCCTGGTGGCACTGGATAAGGGGAAAGATGGTCATGTGACACTCATGGACCTGCGGGCTCTGTTATGCAGAAACGGCTTCCAGATAGATGGGCACCAGTTATTGCGTCTGCTTAATAG TCTTGGGATTGACATTTCTCACAACAAGCTGCTTTACCTTCATTTTCTGAAGCGTATTTCTGGCACCGTAGTTGATGGCAGGTCTGTCGTAGCATCTCCAGTTAACCCATCCTTGGGGACCCAGGTACCAGGAGAGAGTGCAAAAGCTCTCAGCCCCGAGAGAGCCTTACAGAGTCTGCTCCCCACCTCCTCAGATACTGTTTCCAAG GCATTTGCAGCATTCGATAAGACTGGAAATGGCAAAATAGCGCAGTGTGATTTCCGGCGGGTGCTGGACCACCTCTGTGTCAGAGTCTCTGATGTGCAGTACAGAAAGCTGCTATCTAAGCTGTCAGTCAGAGATGGAGAGGCGGACATGGTGGACTGGAAGAAGTTTCTGCAAACATTTGACCTTTGCAAAAAAGAG acatCTGAAGAATGGGCTGAGAAGGTTCAAAAGGCACGTTTCCCTAACCAGGCCTGTCCTCTGCCAATCGGTGATATTCTACTGCGGATCCAGGAAGTAGTCTCTGCCCGTCTTTGCATCATCACCAAAGAGATGGTGGACCTAGATTATGCCAGAAACAATGAAATCTCAAAAGAGGACTTCAGGAACGTTTGTGACCACCACTTTCTAAGACTCACTGATGACCAG TTTGAGAAACTATGGAAAATACTGCCAGTCAATGTCTTCGACAACCTGGATTACCGGGAGTTCCTAAAGAAGTTCAGCAGAAAATCAGCAGGAGGATCATCTTCTCCAGATTTGGCAGATCGATTGGAGAACTCAACGAATGTTACTCCACGGCACCTCAAAACTGCATACTGCACCCCTGAACAATGCAAG CCCAGATGTCCCTCCATGGTGTGTGGAGGGTCTGAGGTGACCCTCTTGCAGGAACGCGAGGCCATGGAGAGGAGACTGCGCTTTCAGGTTCTTGCCTGCTGGAAGGAGATTCAGAGGAAGTGCAGAGAGGCAGACAAAGAAAGGACCGGGCAACTCAGCACAGACGTCTTCTTAG GCATACTGAAGGATCTACGGATTAACCTGTCTGAGTCTCAGTTTGAGCATGTGTTGAAGAATCTTAACATCACAAGCAAGGGACGAACCTCCTACCTAGAATTCCTGCAGCACTTTGTGTTGATGCTCAGACCTCAGACCAGTACCGGCACCAACAAGCTGAAGCTCCACATACCCAGAACACTG ATGAGTGCTGGGCACCTAAGCAAGGAGTGCATGGATGCCTTGGTCAGGATGTGCGCTCCTGTGCAGCTCCACCGGAGGTCTTTGAGGACAGCATTTAGCTCTCTTGACAAAAAGCGCTTAGGGATGATTTCTCTTCAGAACTTTAACAAG GTTTTGAAACAGCACAACATAAATCTCTCAGAGGAAGACTTTTTTCATTTTACATCTTTTTTTGATAAGAACGTCTCAGGAAAAATCTCATACAGGGATTTTCTACAAATATTTCAGTGCTGA
- the efcab6 gene encoding EF-hand calcium-binding domain-containing protein 6 isoform X1, with protein sequence MPSGVPLELEDLRVTSQRLTSRGLTFAPRVSSVSRTPSGHFQMKNALKSDFASSVQSVADENLTLADIESMLSQKVEGRQHDLKAAFRAFDQEDRGTVTKGEFRRVIESFLVPLTQSQFKALLAKVPKRRNGTILYMKFLQQYCPLSSTLNRITSVSAISQSWAFEKLLCRLKEKIGGNLKTITRAFRLFDYNRDGQIQQHELKRVLESYCFPMSQQEFHRLWSHYSPKNSHTLSYKEFLERLGADCEKYQDSPKLDSNLDVVKQSRGRPKRRQSRTTAWTSSPETGDTLDEIHEKFVKKMSVNHASVEKALQACDIIGSGVVSRDDLRAVVSNYLFPIDDSNFLSLLSRFGLNSVEYVNWRKFMSLCREEEQILPAGKDTGASTPDLTSIKEILPRLQQHIFEVYPLLKKSFLLFDEKRSGLISRGDMRRILQELTFSLTDEQFRGLMDLVHVPPSGGIPYMPFIDFFRKKELTERQQQSSKVSDLSRTFTQPSTTIATCTAVEGIPKASPKTCNEDQKKKSSFKFGNFMSAEDCFSQLEKRIKECHGNVLTAFLLMDTNKDRLVNWKDFRVLFDSIHFNMKETEYQKLLDMMGLKPNCTLNYHEFYSKVVSAGRTRAHPTSNIRADQWFDSGCEQVHAYLEARAGSPELSKAFGPHGKVGENIITKNGLKHFLYKCGLHVAPYEFEKTWARYDEIGKGYITYTEFLDKMNVMPQEFTRAKTPAAETLHRTACITPLTETTLHKLREWLQLNCEDVSKGLVALDKGKDGHVTLMDLRALLCRNGFQIDGHQLLRLLNSLGIDISHNKLLYLHFLKRISGTVVDGRSVVASPVNPSLGTQVPGESAKALSPERALQSLLPTSSDTVSKAFAAFDKTGNGKIAQCDFRRVLDHLCVRVSDVQYRKLLSKLSVRDGEADMVDWKKFLQTFDLCKKETSEEWAEKVQKARFPNQACPLPIGDILLRIQEVVSARLCIITKEMVDLDYARNNEISKEDFRNVCDHHFLRLTDDQFEKLWKILPVNVFDNLDYREFLKKFSRKSAGGSSSPDLADRLENSTNVTPRHLKTAYCTPEQCKQPRCPSMVCGGSEVTLLQEREAMERRLRFQVLACWKEIQRKCREADKERTGQLSTDVFLGILKDLRINLSESQFEHVLKNLNITSKGRTSYLEFLQHFVLMLRPQTSTGTNKLKLHIPRTLMSAGHLSKECMDALVRMCAPVQLHRRSLRTAFSSLDKKRLGMISLQNFNKVLKQHNINLSEEDFFHFTSFFDKNVSGKISYRDFLQIFQC encoded by the exons ATGCCCTCAGGGGTGCCTCTTGAGCTCGAGGACCTGAGGGTCACCTCACAAAGGCTCACCTCACGAGGGCTCACCTTCGCCCCCAGAGTCAGCAGTGTCTCTCGCACACCCAGCGGACACTTTCAGATGAAGAATGCCCTGAAATCTGATTTTG CCTCCTCTGTGCAGTCAGTGGCAGATGAGAATCTAACTTTAGCAGACATTGAGAGCATGCTCTCACAGAAAGTGGAGGGCAGGCAGCATGACCTGAAGGCAGCTTTCAGAGCCTTCGACCAGGAGGACAGGGGCACTGTCACCAAAGGGGAGTTTCGCAGAGTCATTGAGAGCTTCCTTGTGCCACTCACACAATCTCAGTTCAAAGCCCTTTTGGCAAAG GTTCCAAAGAGAAGGAATGGAACTATACTCTATATGAAATTCCTACAACAATACTGCCCACTCTCCTCAACACTTAATAG AATTACATCAGTGAGTGCCATTTCTCAGAGCTGGGCATTTGAAAAGCTGCTGTGCCGTCTGAAGGAAAAG ATAGGAGGCAACTTAAAAACCATCACAAGGGCTTTTCGTCTGTTTGATTATAACCGTGATGGGCAGATCCAGCAGCATGAGTTGAAGAGGGTGCTGGAGAGTTACTGTTTTCCTATGAGCCAGCAGGAGTTTCACAG GCTAtggtcacactacagcccaaagaactcacacacactgtcctacaAGGAGTTTCTTGAAAGACTTGGTGCTGATTGTGAGAAATACCAGGACTCTCCAAAACTCG ATTCGAATTTGGATGTAGTAAAGCAGTCTAGAGGAAGACCCAAAAGACGCCAAAGCAGGACAACAGCCTGGACATCTTCACCAGAGACTGGGGACACTTTGGATGAAATCCATGAAAAGTTTGTTAAAAAA ATGAGTGTGAACCACGCTTCTGTGGAGAAAGCCCTTCAAGCGTGTGACATTATAGGCAGTGGTGTCGTCTCCCGTGACGACTTAAGGGCAGTTGTGAGCAATTATCTTTTTCCAATTGATGACAGCAATTTTCTTAGTCTTTTAAGCAG GTTTGGACTGAACTCTGTTGAATATGTGAACTGGAGGAAATTCATGAGTCTGTGTAGGGAAGAGGAGCAGATATTGCCTGCAGG AAAAGACACCGGTGCTTCTACCCCTGATCTGACAAGTATTAAAGAAATTCTACCTAGACTACAGCAACACATATTTGAAGTGTATCCTCTTCTAAAGAAATCCTTCCTACTCTTTGACGAG AAAAGAAGTGGACTGATCAGCAGGGGGGATATGAGAAGAATTCTGCAGGAACTGACTTTCAGCCTGACAGATGAGCAGTTCAGAGGGCTGATGGATCTGGTCCATGTACCTCCATCAGGAGGGATTCCCTACATGCCCTTCATTGACTTTTTCCGCAAGAAGGAGCTTACAGAG CGCCAGCAGCAAAGCAGCAAGGTCTCCGATCTGTCACGGACATTCACTCAGCCTTCCACTACCATAGCCACCTGCACTGCA GTGGAAGGGATTCCTAAGGCATCTCCTAAAACTTGCAAtgaagaccaaaaaaaaaagtcaagttTTAAGTTCGGCAACTTCATGTCTGCTGAAGACTGCTTCAGTCAGCTTGAAAAAAGAATCAAAGAATGCCATGGG AATGTTTTAACAGCATTCCTTCTGATGGACACCAATAAAGATCGGCTGGTGAACTGGAAGGACTTCAGAGTTCTGTTTGACAGCATTCATTTCAACATGAAGGAAACTGAGTACCAGAAGCTGCTGGATATGATGGGCTTGAAGCCCAACTGCACTCTGAACTACCATGAGTTCTACAGCAAGGTAGTCTCTGCTGGCAGAACGAGAGCACACCCGACCTCCAACATTAG AGCTGATCAGTGGTTTGACAGTGGATGTGAGCAGGTCCACGCTTACTTGGAGGCCCGTGCAGGCTCGCCCGAGCTCTCAAAG GCTTTTGGCCCTCATGGTAAAGTTGGTGAAAACATTATCACAAAAAATGGTCTGAAGCATTTCCTTTACAAATGTGGCTTACACGTTGCTCCATATGAATTTGAGAAAACATGGGCAAG GTACGATGAGATTGGCAAAGGCTACATCACTTACACTGAGTTCCTGGACAAGATGAACGTCATGCCACAAGAGTTTACTCGGGCAAAGACTCCGGCAGCAGAAACCTTACACAGGACCGCCTGCATCACCCCTCTCACAGAAACCACACTGCACAAGCTAAG GGAGTGGTTGCAGCTCAACTGTGAGGATGTGAGCAAGGGCCTGGTGGCACTGGATAAGGGGAAAGATGGTCATGTGACACTCATGGACCTGCGGGCTCTGTTATGCAGAAACGGCTTCCAGATAGATGGGCACCAGTTATTGCGTCTGCTTAATAG TCTTGGGATTGACATTTCTCACAACAAGCTGCTTTACCTTCATTTTCTGAAGCGTATTTCTGGCACCGTAGTTGATGGCAGGTCTGTCGTAGCATCTCCAGTTAACCCATCCTTGGGGACCCAGGTACCAGGAGAGAGTGCAAAAGCTCTCAGCCCCGAGAGAGCCTTACAGAGTCTGCTCCCCACCTCCTCAGATACTGTTTCCAAG GCATTTGCAGCATTCGATAAGACTGGAAATGGCAAAATAGCGCAGTGTGATTTCCGGCGGGTGCTGGACCACCTCTGTGTCAGAGTCTCTGATGTGCAGTACAGAAAGCTGCTATCTAAGCTGTCAGTCAGAGATGGAGAGGCGGACATGGTGGACTGGAAGAAGTTTCTGCAAACATTTGACCTTTGCAAAAAAGAG acatCTGAAGAATGGGCTGAGAAGGTTCAAAAGGCACGTTTCCCTAACCAGGCCTGTCCTCTGCCAATCGGTGATATTCTACTGCGGATCCAGGAAGTAGTCTCTGCCCGTCTTTGCATCATCACCAAAGAGATGGTGGACCTAGATTATGCCAGAAACAATGAAATCTCAAAAGAGGACTTCAGGAACGTTTGTGACCACCACTTTCTAAGACTCACTGATGACCAG TTTGAGAAACTATGGAAAATACTGCCAGTCAATGTCTTCGACAACCTGGATTACCGGGAGTTCCTAAAGAAGTTCAGCAGAAAATCAGCAGGAGGATCATCTTCTCCAGATTTGGCAGATCGATTGGAGAACTCAACGAATGTTACTCCACGGCACCTCAAAACTGCATACTGCACCCCTGAACAATGCAAG CAGCCCAGATGTCCCTCCATGGTGTGTGGAGGGTCTGAGGTGACCCTCTTGCAGGAACGCGAGGCCATGGAGAGGAGACTGCGCTTTCAGGTTCTTGCCTGCTGGAAGGAGATTCAGAGGAAGTGCAGAGAGGCAGACAAAGAAAGGACCGGGCAACTCAGCACAGACGTCTTCTTAG GCATACTGAAGGATCTACGGATTAACCTGTCTGAGTCTCAGTTTGAGCATGTGTTGAAGAATCTTAACATCACAAGCAAGGGACGAACCTCCTACCTAGAATTCCTGCAGCACTTTGTGTTGATGCTCAGACCTCAGACCAGTACCGGCACCAACAAGCTGAAGCTCCACATACCCAGAACACTG ATGAGTGCTGGGCACCTAAGCAAGGAGTGCATGGATGCCTTGGTCAGGATGTGCGCTCCTGTGCAGCTCCACCGGAGGTCTTTGAGGACAGCATTTAGCTCTCTTGACAAAAAGCGCTTAGGGATGATTTCTCTTCAGAACTTTAACAAG GTTTTGAAACAGCACAACATAAATCTCTCAGAGGAAGACTTTTTTCATTTTACATCTTTTTTTGATAAGAACGTCTCAGGAAAAATCTCATACAGGGATTTTCTACAAATATTTCAGTGCTGA
- the LOC143526895 gene encoding patatin-like phospholipase domain-containing protein 2 has product MINSNQEWTISLAGCGFLGVYYFGVYSSLLEWACDLIDRTTKICGASSGALIGAMIVCQMSPRECCKHLMELAKGARKGILGSVHPAFNLLELTRELLVRELPDNAHLLASGKLCVSLTRTADGENVLVSDFESKNDLIQALICSCFFPFYCGVIPPSYHGTRYVDGALSNNMPYHSQKNTITVSPFSGESDICPYGTPYYFHEVRHSNVSIHVNFANIHRVIQAFFPPEPEVMAEIYQSGYKDALNFLKENGLHLPITKLKPTKQNKCSSFGHHNTCHRSAMDTNQNSHRESIQFQSVDRQNPVLEVHQLPEPVQKVFCEASMNKHGRTSEPVVVKLATFMLMLCYLPVEVFYFMLLRVARWVPDIATDSLWLLEVTVQVTVWVWKRLCP; this is encoded by the exons ATGATTAACTCAAATCAAGAATGGACTATCTCTTTAGCTGGTTGTGGTTTTTTGGGAGTCTACTATTTTGGAGTTTATAGCTCTCTGTTGGAATGGGCTTGTGATCTGATTGACCGAACAACAAAGATTTGCGGAGCTTCATCGGGAGCCCTGATAGGAGCAATGATAGTGTGCCAAATGTCACCTA GAGAGTGCTGTAAACATCTGATGGAATTAGCCAAAGGAGCACGGAAGGGTATCCTGGGGTCTGTGCATCCCGCCTTCAATCTGCTGGAGTTAACCAGGGAGCTCTTGGTCAGGGAGCTGCCGGACAACGCTCACCTCCTAGCCAGCGGGAaactgtgtgtgtcactcacacGCACTGCAGACGGAGAGAATGTACTGGTATCTGATTTTGAGAGCAAGAACGATCTCATCCAG GCCCTGATTTGTAgctgtttttttcctttttactgTGGGGTGATCCCACCAAGTTATCATGGAACT CGCTATGTCGATGGAGCTTTGAGTAATAACATGCCTTATCACAGTCAGAAAAACACCATCACTGTCTCTCCGTTCTCTGGAGAGAGTGACATCTGCCCATATGGCACTCCATATTACTTCCATGAAGTACGACACAGCAATGTCAGCATCCACGTCAACTTTGCTAATATACACCGTGTCATCCAAGCTTTCTTCCCTCCAGAGCCCGAG GTCATGGCAGAGATTTATCAAAGCGGATACAAAGATGCTCTAAACTTTCTGAAAGAAAATG GACTTCACTTACCTATCACTAAACTCAAACCAACCAAGCAGAACAAGTGCTCTTCATTTGGTCATCATAATACATGCCACCGGTCAGCAATGGATACAAACCAAAATAGCCATAGGGAATCCATACAGTTTCAGTCAGTGGACAGACAAAACCCAGTACTTGAAGTTCACCAGTTGCCTGAGCCTGTCCAAAAGG TTTTCTGTGAGGCCAGTATGAATAAACATGGGAGGACAAGTGAGCCAGTCGTGGTCAAGTTAGCCACATTCATGCTGATGTTGTGTTATCTACCTGTAGAGGTTTTCTACTTCATGCTTCTTAG AGTGGCTAGGTGGGTGCCAGACATAGCGACCGATAGTTTGTGGCTGTTGGAAGTGACTGTGCAGGTGACTGTATGGGTGTGGAAGAGACTATGCCCCTAA